The Rhodothermus marinus DSM 4252 DNA segment CCTCCGTTGGGCACCGTGTCGATGTGCGAGCCGATTACCAGCGGCGGCCGGTCAGGCTCTCGGCCAGGTCGCCGTCCCACGATGTTGGCGGCCGCGTCAATCTCGACGTCCAGCCCGGCTGCCTGCATCCACTGGATCACCTGAGCCCGTGCCTGACGATCCGCTTCGCTGTAAGCTACCCGGTTGGTACCACCCGGTCCACGGCCGAATGTCGCCAGTTGCTCCAGGTGTCCCAGCAAACGGTCGGCATTAATATGCGGCGCGGACTGTCCTGCTTCCATCGCCGCATCCGCCCAGGATGCAGGTCCCAGCATGCCCAGGGCACCGGTGGCCATCAGCGTCGTGCGCAGAAAATCACGTCGGGATTGCTTCGGCAAACCAGAAGGCGTCTTCATGGCGCAAAGGAGGGCTGCTTTCACGGAACGTCTGGCATTCTTGCGAGAATTTTTGAAATTTTGTATTCACAGTCAAACAGGTGCTGGACAACCCAACCCTTTCAAAGTCAGCCATGTATCGCGGCCTCGGAGCGTTCCTGATTGCCCTGTTCCTCTGGTCAGGCTGGTCCGGCAAGCCAGCTCAGGATGCAGCGCTGCAGACCATCTCGCCCGACTCCCAGTTGATCGGCTTCACCCGGGAGCGGGCGCGTCAGCAATGGGCATTGGAGTCCCGCATTCCGTCGCTGATCTCGACAGAACGCATGCGCACCTACCATCGGGCGCTGACGGCCGAACCCCACCATGCCGGCACGAAGGCCAATGAACGCACGGCCGAATACCTCGCCGAACGGTTACGAGAATTTGGCTTCGACAGCGTGGCGTTCTATCGGTACGAAGTACTGCTCCCCCGGCCAGTCGAGCGTCGCGTGGAGCTCGTTGCCCCGGAACGCTACCGGCTGCGCTTGAGCGAGCCGCCGCTGCCGCCCGATCCGGACACACGTAAGTCCGGCGTGTTGCCGCCGTTCAATGCCTACTCGGCCGACGGGAGTGTCGAGGCCGAGGTGGTCTATGTGAACTACGGCATTCCGGAAGATTACCGGGTGCTCGACTCGCTGGGCATCAGGGTCGAAGGCAAGATCGTTCTGGCCCGCTACGGCCGTAGCTGGCGCGGCATCAAGCCCAAGGTGGCCGCCGAGCGTGGCGCCGTAGCCGTGCTGCTGTACTCCGATCCGGCCGATGACGGGTACGTGCGCGGCGATGTGATGCCCGACGGCAAGTGGCGTCCGGAATGGGGCGTGCAGCGCGGCTCGGTCATGGATATGCCGATCTACCCGGGTGATCCCCAGACGCCGGGCTATCCTTCGAAGCCGGGGGCGCAACGGCTGCCGCTGTCCGAGGTGCCCACGCTCCAGAAAATCCCGATCCTTCCGATTTCCTACGGCGATGCCCTTCCCATCCTGCGCAATCTGAAAGGACCGGTAGCGCCGGAGTCATGGCGCGGCGGCCTCCCCGTTACCTATCACATCGGCCCGGGCCCGGCCCGCGTGCGTATGACGGTACGCCAGGACTGGTCGGTACGCCCCATCGTCAACGTGATCGGCTACCTGTGGGGTAGCGAAGAGCGCGATAAGTTGATCATGACCGGGGGACACCGGGATGCCTGGACGTTCGGTGGACGTGACCCGATCAGCGGGGCCGTTTCGCTGCTCGAATCGGCACGCGCCCTGGCACAACTGGCCCGTGAAGGCCACCGCCCGCGCCGCACCATCGCCATTGCCTCCTGGGATGCCGAAGAGTACGGCCTGATCGGCTCCACAGAATACGCCGAGGAATTTGCAGCCCAGCTCCAGCAACGGCTCATTCTGTACCTGAACCGTGAAAGCTACACAGCCGGCGACTTTGAGGCCGGCGGCTCCCATGCACTGGAGCCGTTCATCAACGAAGTGACGCGGGCGGTGCCGGCTCCGGAAGGGACGGGTACCGTGTGGAACTTCTGGAAAGCCCACACCGCCGCGCATCGCGTCGTCCACACCGAGGCGGGCGAGCGCATTCGCATCACCGCGCTGGGTTCGGGAAGCGACTACACCGCTTTTCTGGACCACCTGGGCATTCCGTCGGTCAATCTGGGATTCGATTCCGGAAATGGCATCTACCATTCCCGCTACGACACACACTGGTTCTTCACCACCTATGGCGATCCCGGCTTTCGCTATGGCGAGCGGCTGGCCGACCTGGTGGCCCGTTTCCTCCTGCGCCTAGCCAACGCCGACGTCCTTCCCTTTGACTATGCCGTCACGGCCGAGACCGTGCAGCGATATCTCGACGAGCTGGAGGCGCTACAATCCCGCTATCTGAAAGAACCCATCGACTTGCGTCCTGTCCACCGGGCCGCGCGCATGCTGGAAGCAACGGCCATTGCTTTTCGGGCAGAGCGCGACCGAATTCTGCAGCTCCCGGCCGCCACGCTGGAGGCTCACCGGTCGGCGCTGGTCACCATCAACGACCACCTGCACCGGGCCGAGCAGGGCTTCCTGCACCCGGAAGGGCTGCCCGGCCGCCCCTGGTTCCGACACACGCTCTATGCGCCCGGGCTCTACACAGGCTATGGCGTCAAGACGCTGCCCGGCATCCGAGAGGCGATCGAACAGGGCAATGCAGCCGAGGCTCAGGCCATGGCCGAAGCCACAGCCGCCGCGCTGGAGCGCGTCCGGCAACATCTGGTGGCCGCGATCGCAGCGGCCAGCACGATCCGATAATCCCAGCACCAGCCGCAAAAAGACGATGCGAACGTTATCTGCAGCCTGCCTCCTCCTGCTGAGCGTTTCCTTCGCCGGGGCCCAGCCCAATCGGCTGGCCCTGGTCGGCGCCCATGTTGTCAATCCGACAGGGTATCCCTCTCTGGAAAATGCCACTGTGCTGATTGAAGGAGCGCGCATCGTGGCCGTAGGCCCTGCCGACCAGGTGGTCGTTCCAGAAGGGACCCGGAGGGTGGATGTGACCGGCAAGTGGATCATTCCGGGGCTGATTGATGCCCACATCCACTTCTTTCAGTCCGGAGGGCTGTATACCCGACCGGACATCATCGATCGGCGCCACATCGTCCCCTATGAGCAGGAGCTGCAGCAAATCCGACAGCGCCTGCCCGACACCTTTGCGCGCTACCTGCGCTGCGGCGTCACCGGCGTGGTCG contains these protein-coding regions:
- a CDS encoding transferrin receptor-like dimerization domain-containing protein — protein: MYRGLGAFLIALFLWSGWSGKPAQDAALQTISPDSQLIGFTRERARQQWALESRIPSLISTERMRTYHRALTAEPHHAGTKANERTAEYLAERLREFGFDSVAFYRYEVLLPRPVERRVELVAPERYRLRLSEPPLPPDPDTRKSGVLPPFNAYSADGSVEAEVVYVNYGIPEDYRVLDSLGIRVEGKIVLARYGRSWRGIKPKVAAERGAVAVLLYSDPADDGYVRGDVMPDGKWRPEWGVQRGSVMDMPIYPGDPQTPGYPSKPGAQRLPLSEVPTLQKIPILPISYGDALPILRNLKGPVAPESWRGGLPVTYHIGPGPARVRMTVRQDWSVRPIVNVIGYLWGSEERDKLIMTGGHRDAWTFGGRDPISGAVSLLESARALAQLAREGHRPRRTIAIASWDAEEYGLIGSTEYAEEFAAQLQQRLILYLNRESYTAGDFEAGGSHALEPFINEVTRAVPAPEGTGTVWNFWKAHTAAHRVVHTEAGERIRITALGSGSDYTAFLDHLGIPSVNLGFDSGNGIYHSRYDTHWFFTTYGDPGFRYGERLADLVARFLLRLANADVLPFDYAVTAETVQRYLDELEALQSRYLKEPIDLRPVHRAARMLEATAIAFRAERDRILQLPAATLEAHRSALVTINDHLHRAEQGFLHPEGLPGRPWFRHTLYAPGLYTGYGVKTLPGIREAIEQGNAAEAQAMAEATAAALERVRQHLVAAIAAASTIR